A window of the Brassica oleracea var. oleracea cultivar TO1000 chromosome C1, BOL, whole genome shotgun sequence genome harbors these coding sequences:
- the LOC106299707 gene encoding probable pectinesterase/pectinesterase inhibitor 33, translating into MVRGIFHICLLASFLLLPQFSSTVNYGGFTVGANAPYPWDHNIPPPQETTPFPSPTTSPPTTSAQSPGPAAASSPFNNSSISGDMTWWCNKTPHAKTCTYYFQRSPDNNISRPPRFRSEFLRMLVHVALDQAVITHAQTVKLGQSCTNNQRKAAWSDCVTLFENTVTQLNQTFNGLNPGASSDVKCSDLDAQTWLSTAQTNIETCRSGSEDLNVSDFVMPAISNKNLSDLIGNCLAVNGVLMKQHNHTTVKDATVLYIRLFAKDISCASFQIQPSAITPFWSQTL; encoded by the exons ATGGTTAGAGGCATCTTCCACATATGCCTCTTGGCATCGTTTCTTCTTCTGCCACAATTCTCTTCCACTGTAAACTACGGTGGCTTCACCGTTGGAGCAAATGCTCCTTATCCATGGGACCATAATATTCCCCCACCACAAGAAACCACACCATTCCCAAGCCCCACCACCAGTCCTCCAACCACCTCAGCTCAATCCCCTGGTCCAGCGGCCGCGTCGTCTCCGTTCAACAACAGCTCTATCTCCGGCGACATGACATGGTGGTGCAATAAGACTCCACACGCTAAGACATGCACCTACTACTTCCAAAGGAGCCCAGACAACAACATTAGCCGACCACCAAGATTTCGGTCCGAGTTTCTACGAATGCTGGTCCATGTAGCACTTGACCAAGCCGTCATTACACACGCTCAAACCGTTAAATTAGGTCAGAGCTGCACCAATAACCAACGGAAAGCCGCTTGGTCAGACTGTGTAACGCTATTTGAAAATACGGTCACTCAGCTGAACCAGACATTCAACGGACTTAACCCGGGGGCTTCTAGTGATGTGAAGTGTTCAGACTTAGACGCACAGACGTGGCTCAGCACGGCTCAAACCAACATCGAGACATGCCGGTCTGGCTCGGAGGATCTGAATGTCTCAGATTTCGTCATGCCGGCCATCTCAAACAAGAACTTGTCGGATTTGATTGGAAACTGCTTGGCCGTCAATGGAGTTCTCATGAAGCAACATAATCATACGACTG TAAAAGACGCAACGGTTCTCTACATCCGCCTCTTTGCAAAGGACATCTCATGTGCTTCCTTTCAGATTCAACCCTCAGCAATTACACCTTTTTGGAGTCAGACTCTTTAG